A window of Centropristis striata isolate RG_2023a ecotype Rhode Island chromosome 13, C.striata_1.0, whole genome shotgun sequence genomic DNA:
tgaatgattcaacacaacattaaagtttaaaggtggaTTCCAGTCAAATCTAATTTATATGATCTTACctataaaatctgaaaaataataaaacattgcctgttataatttcccacagcccaaacacatgaattcaaaCTTAATAAACCAAGAGTCtctatatgtttaaatatatatatatatatatatatatatatatatatatatatataaagtaaatataagtttatgaccaataaaaacattaaatctttaaattggagaagctggaaccagcagatatttgaagtaaaatgactaaaatgattatatttgattataaaaacagctgcaacgagTCGATTAATCAGCtgattgttgcagctctattctcacacatcacacgaggactctgaggagagaaacacacttttctgattaacagcaaatctaaattaaagctccacctttctgctcttcttcttctccttgtggaaGACTTTTCCATCTGCTTGCTTTCAGCTTCTGGTGCTTCAGCTTCTGGTCAACacgaataaaaaagacacaagaaacacacaattttattttatttttttttacaaaaaaacacataaaaacacacaaaaaacattaaaaaaagacaagaaaacacacaaaaaatgaaagaattacaaaaaacacagataaaaatacacacaaaaaatacaaaaaacacacaaaaaatgcccaaaaatcacacaagaaaacagtaaacacaaaagatagcattaaaaatgttgaaacgcacactgcaaaatttgaaaaatctctgcaaaaaaagtaaaatcatgctTTAGTGTTTAATTTTGGTGGCAGATAGAAGTTTTTACTGCGAGTTGATTCATTAATAGTCACAATTCGACCTGAACGAAGCCTTCAGAGGCACGACGACACTATTTACTTCTCATGTCACGTTGCTGTCCAAAGCATTGTAACGTTTATAACATATAGTTTGTGAATGACTTTgctttatgtattattttaaatgtctatttATCTGTTTCCTCCGCAGACAAACAgtcttttactgctttaatgtgaattCACCTTCTGagggtcaataaagttttatctcaTCTTATATTAGATTTGCTTCTAAAAGTCATTTAATTGCTCAGTTTTTGCATAAAAGTTGAATAAATAGATGATTTACCTGCTTCAGCATTCCCTCAATGACAGCAGGTACAGGCAGAATCCTCCTTATACTCTTCACCTTCATCAAagaagctttaaaaaacaagcaaacatgaTCAGTTCAGAGATTTCTGCTTGGATAACAACAacatggaatcactcaaatttccgtgaaactgacatacaaagtgattatgtacattcactgagtgaatatttagaaattaaaacatatatttctcgctagaaatgtgatcaaaatccatttttatgcagaaactaagtcaaaatattgattttttcacaaaaaattagagaactgtccgccatgttttttgttcttgaaagtcacgtgacttggaacaaaccaataggaaaaaatatgaacttgcattgtagcgaaatccgtgtcagtttcacggaaatttgagtgattccgtggctatttcacggattttgagttaagcgaatccgtggctatttcacggattcctgtgagaccaggttcatggataataatcagcatcctgttgatattAAAGTGTCATCAGTTAGTTTAGTCCTTCAGTTTATCAGCAGAACTTTATAAGTTATcagcagttacttcctccatctgttcatattctcacatttatgtcaacacaaactgattacATAGTTATTAtgtccagaaatgttttttttttattttctcatttcatgCTAAAGTTAATCTAAATCTagtataaatactgtttgaatcagggGTTACCACTTAGATGGACTGTAGCAGATGAATGGAAACTTCTCGTTACAGTTCCTGTCCCCCCATCCTCCAGAGGAGctgaaatctgctgctgcacaatcCTCCTTCCCCCCGTTGTTGTTAGGTTCTCCTGTGTTCCAGTATCTGAACGAGGAGCTGCTTCCATCggaccacttccaggagtctctgaaaaggccgatccagGCTTTTCCTCCTGGAATCACCTCCTCGACCTTCTGGTTCTCTGCCTGGTtcctcacactggccaggtctgtgtggtgttctctgcagtagctctgggcctcGGTCCAGGTCATTTTGTCGTCAGTGGGGACAAATTTCACATCCTGACCTGAAAATAGATCCAGAGAAGAGCTGTGCAGAggcaacataacacacaacactgatgcatactttttttttctgtctgaatgtttttctcagcagtttgatgtttcttaaCCTTTTGATGTACAACATGTATCTAAAGTggcccgacagagtttttatgttctacatctttgcaataaattattttcatcattcagtattccaggttttcctcaattagtttgtttttgatcatcatacatcctaattttatgttttccttcattcatgttttagtaaaatccctttttgtttcactactattctaatgcacaacatgggtcaaaaatgacccatatccattttatagccaagtagcttgctaagctaactaactagctaacttcttggctaagtagcttgctaagctaactacttagctaacttcttggctaagtagttagctaagtagcttgctaagctaactacttagctaacttcttggctaagtagttagctaagtagcttgctaagctaactacttagccaagctaactactaagctaacttatcggctaagtatttagctaagtagctcgttaatgaccctcattcattaacgagctacttagccaagtagttacctgtgtaataatacataaactttttttcttcataaagtatgagaagcaaaaagtaaataatgatctgttatcaaaaacaagatatttaaagaatacttggaatattcaatcataaaataagttgatatcaaaagatagagcacagaaacacacagcagcattaaataacaatattatatttaataacaatattatattaaactagaaaatttcctctggggaaattttgaaagggccacgggggctactgccggtgtgtgtacactatgatgagattcttcagagatttcaaactatgccctttaacctcaaaatgtgtgtgtgtgtgtgtgtgcgtgtgtgtgtgtgtgtgtgtgtgtgtttgaagaatgtgtatgcatgtgtgaggagtgtgcgtgctcacacgcatgtgtgtgtatctgtaactgtaatcacatcaaagatcaaagcaatcaacagaattaattgACACCTgccgacttacgtcgcgaaaaattcgtattcagtagagaaaagtaatagcacactgatcccgatcaaactgcacgttttgatatataatttgtcctgcaactcttcaagttgtaggactagtagcgggacgaaattgcgtccggaagaggaagaagaagaaatccacagtagtgcagcactggtccctacagatattgctgtatgggaccagtgctggggagattgccccgaggccctaataacatgaagggaatgaatgaggctGATTTTAgagcatgttgtgcattagaagggttaaTGAATGAAacgtggagctgtgtgcatatcaactccttctcttgcagccctgttgactgagacagtgaggtgggataaagctgttaatgatggagctctttatagaaacctttatatatttatataaatgaaggcaggactcacgTCCATCTGCTTTAACTGtaactggagacagagaggcagagagcagcagagaagaggagagctcaacaagctcaactgctctgttttaccttcactcaGCAATATTCTCACCTCTCACATCACAGCAGACGGCCTGAATGTTGTCCATGCATCCGGTAATTTCCCATTCTCCattatttttcatctttgtgCAGTGTTGATCACCTCCTGAATTGCCTGGTTGTCCATGTTTCCATCCTCTGAACTCCTCTCCTGGTCCGTAGAAGcttgtgtctgacagtgaccaGCTCCAGCTCATGTCACCATCATCCTGCAGCCCGATCCAGGCGAcctgaaacacatatttgcattaataataatattcatgtgtccatatgaacagtgaaacaggttctgcttcctgtaataattgctgctgtttatactggacatTAAGAGATCTCTTATAATACACGTTCAATAGGGAACTAAATTTTCGTCCtccttcagagtaaaaaaaaaaacatttaaaagtttcTGTGAAGTTTCACGTCTCagactgtaaaactttaaacccacgtgtcactgacatgatgtcagaaaggagagaaagaggaaagtgaaCTCACAGAGGAAACTTCTGCTCTTTCTGCCGTTCTGATCAGAATCTCCAcatcctccatgctgtctacagtggccaggtctgtgtatttctctctgcagtaactttgtgcttcGGTAAAAGTCttctttaaagaaataaaatggaactcacgtccagcacacaggcctgtagagacacatGCAGACTGATCACATTCATGCTGTTAATAACTTTTTATACATCttcactttgtaactttacagtttaatggatTCACACACGTCATTGTGTTTGTagtacaatgtaaaaaaaacaaacttgtttttatggtaaaaaccagcagctgtggtttccagaactttaccgtaataaatacagtgcacctttttctaatattacggtaaaatgatattaacactgttgatttcacgcttaagattgacattttattccatattttaccatgaaaaataaaaagtttttccatcaaaagaaacgctgttctgccatataattgacaagaaaatactttataaatgctgcataaattaaagattttttcattaaatattacagtatatttctgttagagatatggtgtttagtacatttaacagtgagaaaaagtattcttactaaaaaataaatgcaaaaatgatgcttgtatatatattacagtatatttttgctacaaacacggtgccagagtattttacagtggagtaatgtttttgtttttgtaaactgtaaaaaaaaaaaaaatccagttttgtctgatataaacatttacagtgtttttattgttactgaaacggaattaactcatttatcattttacgtcttttactgtcatggtttagcagtttttcaccctaaaatctaattttttacagtgtaaaatcaGGAATGTATTGaagtttaatatattttaaaaatagtttaaaatagtttaaaaatattaaaaaatatttattcgtTGATGTTGTTCATACTAATACATGCAAAAAACCTATCTAACcaatttaaaaatgctgaaCTATTTTTTCTCcgatgtgcaatatctgtaaaataaaaagtactttcaggaaaacaaacaaacacaaaaaataaatattaataataaatgccatatAGCAGAAATGTCTGTATATaaggtgtatagaatgtatgtataggtcttattatttatattctgattctgattctgtcttttactgtcatggtttagcagtttttcaccctaaaatctaatttttta
This region includes:
- the LOC131982642 gene encoding lactose-binding lectin l-2-like; translation: MLPLHSSSLDLFSGQDVKFVPTDDKMTWTEAQSYCREHHTDLASVRNQAENQKVEEVIPGGKAWIGLFRDSWKWSDGSSSSFRYWNTGEPNNNGGKEDCAAADFSSSGGWGDRNCNEKFPFICYSPSKW